Below is a genomic region from Lysobacter terrestris.
GAACACCCGCGGCGCCAACCTCGCCGGCTGGACCCGCGACGGCTGCCTGCTGGTCAGCACGCGTTTCGCCGAAACCGCGCAGGCGCACCGCGTGTGCCAGCCGATGGGCGTGCGCGAACAGCTCACCTTCTATCCCGAGCCGCTGGGCGGCATCACCGTCGCGCCGTCGACCTCGAAACTGGACGGCTTCGCGTTCGGCAAGGACAAGGGCGGCGACGAGTTCTCGCAGCTGCACTGGTTCGACCTCAAGACCCGCAACGTGTCCCTGCTCACCGACGGCAAGCGCACGCAGAACGGCGGCGCGCTGTTCTCGCGCGATGGCGCGCGCATGGCCTACAGCAGCACGGCGCGCAACGGCACCGACACCGACATCTGGGTGCGCGACGTCGCGACGGGTACCGCGAAACCGCTGCTCACCACCGGCGGCAGCTGGAGCGCGCAGGACTTCTCGCCCGACGGCAAGCGCCTGCTGGTGACGAAGTACGTCTCGGCGTCCGAGTCGTACCCGGGCGTGGTCGACGTCGACACCGGCAAGCTGGAGCTGTTCCCCGTCGATGGCGGCAAGGCAGCGTTCGGCGGCTTCGCCTTCGCGCCCGACGGCCGCGCGGTCTACTTCGTCTCCGACGAACCGTTGCCGGGCCAGGCGCAGGAATTCCAGACCCTGCGCTACCACGATCCGGCCAGCGGCAAGTTCGACGTCCTCACCCGCGACATCCCGTGGGACGTCGACGGCTTCACCCTCGCCGACAACGGCAAGCACCTTGCCTACGTCACCAACGAGGACGGCATCAGCAAGCTGCACGTGCTGGCGCTGCCCTCGCACCAGGAAGTGAGGCTGCCGGCGCTGCCGATCGGCGTGATCGGCGGTTTCAGCTTCTCGCCGGACGGCCAGCGTCTGGCCCTGACGCTCAACAGCGCGACCTCGCCCAGCGACGTGTACGTGGTCGATCTCGCGAATGCGTCGCTCGCGCGCTGGACGCAGAGCGAAGTCGGCGGCCTCGACGCGGCGAAGTTCGTCGCGCCGACGCTGGTCCGTTATCCGACCTTCGACCAGGTCGACGGCAAGCCACGCACGATTCCCGCGTTCTTCTACAAGCCCGCCAACGTGCCGGCCGGCAAGAAACTGCCGGTGGTGATCAACATCCACGGCGGCCCGGAAGGCCAGTCGCAACCGACCTTCAACCCGACCGCGCAGTTCCTTGCCAACGAACTCGGCGTCGCGATGCTGGTGCCGAACGTGCGCGGCTCCTCCGGCTACGGCAAGACCTACCTGTCGCTCGACAACGCAGCCAAGCGCGAGGACTCGGTCAAGGACATCGGCGCCCTGCTCGACTGGATCGCCAAGCAGCCCGAGCTCGACGCCTCGCGCGTCGCCGTGCAGGGCGGCAGCTACGGCGGCTACATGGTGCTGGCTTCGCTGATGCACTACAGCGATCGCATCCGCGCCGGCGTCGACGTCGTCGGCATCTCCGACTTCACCACCTTCCTCACCAACACCGAAAGCTACCGCCGCGACCTGCGCCGTGCCGAATACGGCGACGAACGCACCGAGGAAATGAAGCAGGTGTTCGCGCAGATCTCACCGGCGCGGCACCCGCAGCGGATCAAGTCGCGGCTGTTCGTGGCCCAGGGCAAGAACGATCCGCGCGTGCCCTACACCGAGGCCGAGCAGATCGTGAAGGCGGTGCGCGGCAACGGCCAGCCGGTGTGGTACCTGCTGTTCAACGACGAAGGCCACGGCTTCAAGAAGAAGGCCAACGCCGACTACTACGGCGCGGCGACGATCCTGTTCTGGCAGCAGCACCTGCTGGGTGGCGGCGCGAAGTAAGCGCCTGCCACGCCGCGATCGTCCGGACGGCCCGCAGCGATGCGGGCCGTCTGCGTTACGGCAGCCGCCGGGCGCGGATTTGCCGCAGCCGTCACGGAGCCGCTAGATTCGCGGCGGAGGAGGTGGACCATGCATACGGTTTACGTGATCGCGGGCGGCCTGCTGTTGCTGGGGATCTTCGTGCTGTTCGCACGGGCGCTGCGCGACGTGCCGGCGGCGAGGCGGCGCCAGCTGCTGCTGGCCTTCTTCCCGGTGTGGCTGGCGTGCGCGGCCTTCAACCTGTGGGTGGGCGTGGCGCGCGCGGGGTATCCGCTGGCCGACGAGTTGCCGATCTTCGCGGTGGTGTTCGCCGTGCCGGCCGCGGTGGCGTACTGGTGCTGGCTCCGGCAGGCGCGGGGCGGTGACTGACATGGCGACGCCGTTGCTGCGCGACCGCAGCCACCACGACAGCGGGCGCGTGGGCATGGTCGAGTTGTTCTTCGACCTGGTGTTCGTGTTCGCGGTCACCCAGCTCTCGCACACGCTGCTTGCCGACCTGAGCCCCGCCAACGCGGTGCGCGTCGCGGCGCTGCTGCTCGGGGTGTGGTGGGTGTGGATCTACACCTCGTGGGTCACCAACTGGCTCGATCCCGAGCGCCTGCCCGTGCGCACCGCGATGTTCGTACTGATGGTCGCCGGACTGCTGCTGTCGGCCTCGATTCCCCAGGCCTTCGGCGAACGCGGGCTGGTGTTCGCCGGCGCCTACGCCTTCATGCAGGTCGGGCGCACGCTGTTCTTCCTGTGGGCGGTGCGCGATGCGGAACCCCACCGCGTGCGTAACTTCCAGCGCATCCTGGCCTGGATGGCGCTGGCGGCGGTGTTCTGGATCATCGGCGGCTTCGCGCCGGGCGCGACGCGGCTGGGTTGGTGGAGCGTGGCGCTGCTGGTCGAACTCCTCGGCCCGATCGCCTACTTCTGGGTGCCCGGGCTGGGCCGTTCGCGCATCGCCGACTGGGACGTGCAGGGCTCGCACCTGGCCGAACGCTGCGCGCTGTTCATCATCATCGCGCTGGGCGAGTCGCTGCTGGTCACCGGGGCGACCTTCGCCGCACGCGAGTGGGACCAGGCCGCGCTGCTCGGCTTCGCCAGCGCGGTGATCGGCACCATCCTGATGTGGTGGATCTACTTCGATACCGGCGCGCAGCGCGCCGAGCACCGCATGTCCCACTCCGCCGACCCCGGCAGGCACGCGCGCCGCGCCTACACCTACCTGCACGCGGTGATCGTCGCGGGCATCATCCTGTGCGCGGTGGCCGACGAGATCGTGCTGGTGCATCCGCACCACGGCGACACCGCGGCGATGACCGCGATCCTCGGCGGGCCGGCGTGCTACCTGGCCGGCACGGCGCTGTTCAAGTGGAGCACCAACGACCGCATCATCCCGCCGCTCTCGCACCTGGTCGGCCTGGCGCTGCTCGGCGTGCTGGCGTTCGCGGTGATGCGCCTGCATCTCACGCCGCTGGCGACGGGCATCGCCACCACCCTGGTGCTGCTGGTCGTGGCGGTATGGGAGTCGTTCGCGGTGCGGCGGGTCAGGGTCGCCGGCTAGCCCGCCGGCCAGCGGCTGTCAGCCGGCCAGCGTCGCTTCGCAGCGCGCGAACAGGTCGAGCGCCGTGGTGTATTCCGGCGTGCGCACCTGCATCAGGCCGAGCACCGACGAGAACAGGTTGTCCTGGCTGAGCGCTTCGTCGCTGCGCGCCTTCAGGCAGGCCGTATCGATGCCGCGCGACGCGGCGAAGCGCGGCGACAGCCACACCAGCAGCGGCACGCGGGTCTGCGTTGCCGGCGCGATCGCGTACGGCACCCCGTGCAGGTACAGGCCGTTCTCGCCCAACGACTCGCCGTGGTCGGACAGGTAGATCAGCGCCGTGTCGCGGTCGCCCTGCGCGCCGAGGAAGGCGATGGTGCGGGCGATGAAATCGTCGGTCGACAGCACCGCGTTGTCGTAGGCGTTGACGATCTGCTCGCGGCTGCAGCGGTTCAGGTCGGACACGTCGCAGGTCGGAACGAAGCGGCGCAGCCGCGCCGGATAGCGCGCGTAGTACGCCGGCCCGTGGTTGCCGAGCTGGTGCAGCACCACGACCTGGTCGCCCGGATGGGCGGCGATGCGTTCGGCCAGGCCGTGCAGCATCGCTTCGTCGAGACAGCCGTCCTTGCTGCAGGCGCCGGGCACGTCGCCGTGCTCGAACGATTCGAACGCGAGCCCCTCGCACACGCCCTTGCAACCGGTCTGATTGTCGCGCCACAGGGTCTTGATGCCGGCGTGCTCGAGCACGTGCAGCAGCGATTCGGAATGCTTGATCCGGTCCTTGTCGTAGTTGGCGCGGCCGTACATCGAGAACATGCACGGCAGCGACACTTCGGTGGCCGAGCCGCAGGCGCTGACGTTGCGGAAGTTGGCGGGGCCGTCGGGCTGCTGCGCCAACGCGGCCAGCTGCGGCGTGGTCTGGCGCGCGTAGCCGTTGAGGCCCCAGTTCTGCGCGCGCACGGTTTCGCCGACGACGAGCACGAGCAGGCGCGGCTTCGCATCCGCGGGGCGTCCGACCACCTTCGCGTGCGTGCCGACCGGTTCGCGCGGGCGGTTGCGGTCTTTGTTCGCGTCGTGCGCGACCTGCGCCAGCGACACCAGGTAGTTGCCCGGCGTGACCAGGTAACGCAGTTCACGGTGGTTGCGCATCAGCGCGGAAATGCTCTGGAACGACGCCAGCAACGCCCCCGCCGCGACCACCACCGCCAGCACGATGCAGGCCACGCGCACGACGACGGCGCGCAGCAGCGGTCGGCGCTTCAGTCGCACCCGCCACAGCAGCACCGCCGGCAGCACGCCGTACAGCAGCAGCGACGGCAGTGCCGCGAACGAGATGAGCTCGTGCGACTCCTTGCCGTCGGTATGCAGGATGTTGCGCAGCATGTCCGCGTCGAAGTACACGGTGTACGCCGCCATGAAGTACGCCGCCGCCGCGCTCGCCAGCAGCAGCACGGTCAGCAGCGGCTTCGCGGTCCAGCGGTTGAGCAGCACGCCCAGCAGGACGGTGTGCAGCGCGGTGATGGCGACGAACAGGCTGGCCGCGGTCAGCGCGCCCTTGCCGCCGTCCAGCGCGCCGGTCGCGGCCACCGCACGGAAGAAGGTGCCGTTGCTCGCCAGCGCGAAATACAGCGCGGCGACGATCGCCAGCGCATCGACGCTCAGTTCCGGGCGGTAACGCGCCGCACGGGCGCCCCATGAGGCCAGGCGATCGAGGCGCCCGGCCGCTAGAGAGGTCACGGTACTCACTGGAGGGAGGCCGGTGGCGGGATCGACGTCGAAGGCACGGCAGGCGACTGTAGCCCACCGTCCCGGCGCCAGAACAGGCGCTGCATCAGCACCGCCGAACCCCAGCAGATGGCGATGGCCGCCAGGTCGTGCGAGAGGAAGTGCGCCCCGCGCAGCTGCTGGGAGATGCCGAACAGCAGTCCGGCCGACAGGCCGGCAGCTAGGCCGAGCCAGCGCAGGCGCGGCCGCACCGCCAGCAGGAAGAAGTACAGCGCCAGCCAGGTGTAACCGCCGCCGGCGTGGCCGGCGGGGAAGCAGACGCCGCGGCCCATGCCCGCCGGGCGCGGCTCGAACAGGCCGAAATAGGCGCGCGCGCCGCCGTAGCGGGCCAGGTCCCAGGGGCAGTCGATGTTCGACCACGACTTGATCCAGGCGACCAGCAGCGTCGACAGCGCCGTCGCGACCAGCAGGTACAGCAGGGGCCGGCGCAGGTGCCGCCAGCTGGCGCGCATGCTGGCCACCACGAAGGCTGCCAGCACCACCAGCCACGCCGCGGTGCTCAGGTCGCGCCCGAGCAGGTGGATCAGGGTCTGCGTCACCCAGGCGTGGCGGAGCATCCAGGTGTGTCCTTCCCAGGCGTAGAGCCGGTCGGCGAGCCAGAAATCGCCGTGCAGGAGGGTCCACGCGGTGAACACCATCGCCAGCACCAGCAACGGCAGCTGGCCGTGCAGGCGGTAGAAACCCGGTGCGCGCCACGCCGGCAGGGCTGGCGCCACGGCCGCGTCCGCGGGCGGCGCGGCCGGCACGAAGCCCTTGGCGGAGAGGTCGGAAGCGGGAACGGGCATGCGGCGGTCACGGCGGATTCGAAGCCGCGGCGATGGTCGACGGGGCGGCGTCGGAGAACGGTGGGAGCGGCATTCGCAACGCGTTAAACCCATGTGCCGGCGTTCACGTTTGCGGCGGAAGGTGAACGGGGCAGTGCTATCGTCGCGGCGCTCCGACGACGCTTCGACGCCGCGGACCGCAGGCTCCCCGGCCGGCACGCGATGCCGACCCAAACGAGGACTCGTCGACGCATGCGCGTGCTGGTGGTGGAAGACAACCGGAACCTGGTCGCGAACCTGTTCGAATACTTCGAGGCGCGCGGCTACACGCTCGATGCCGCGCCCGACGGACCCACCGGCCTGCACCTGGCGCTGACCCAGGACTACGACGCGGTCGTGCTCGACTGGATGCTGCCGCGCATGGACGGGCGCGAGGTGCTCGCGCGCCTGCGCGACGCCGGGCGCCAGGTGCCGGTGCTGCTGCTCACCGCGCGCGCCGAGCTCGACGACAAGGTGCACGGCTTCCGCAGCGGCGCCGACGACTACCTCACCAAGCCCTTCGACCTGCCCGAACTCGAAGTGCGGCTGGAAGCGCTGATGGCGCGCGCGGGCGGACGCGGCCGCCGCGTGCTGCAGGTGGCCGACCTGCGCTACGACCTCGCCACCCTCGAGGTGACGCGCGGTGGCCGTTCGCTGCACCTGTACCCGGCCTGCCGCAAGCTGCTGGAACTGCTGATGCAGGCCAGCCCCGCGGCAGTGCCGCGCGAACGCCTCGAACACGGCTTGTGGGGCGACGCGCCGCCGGACGGCGACATGCTGCGATCGCACGTGTACGAGCTGCGGCGCAGCGTCGACGGGCCGTTCCCCACCAAGCTGATCCACACCCTGCCGCGCGTCGGCTACCGCCTGGCCGACACCGGCGCGGCGGACGGCACGGAGGCCGACGAATGAACGCCACCACCCCAAGACGCGTGCGCGGGCGCAGCCTGCGCAGCCGCATCCTGCTCGCCCTGCTCGGCTACGTGGTGCTGCTGTCGCTGGTGGTGATCGCCCAGGGCAACCTGGTGCACGAGCGCGCCGAACGCCTGGTGTGGCGGACGATGCTGAATTCGGAGCTCGACCACGTGGTCGAGCGCCTGCGCGACCAGCCCGGCTACCGCTGGACCAATACCAACACCATGGCGCTGTACGACGCGCGCGACGCGACCCTGCCCGCGCCGCTGCGCACGATCGGGCCCGGCCTGCACGACGACATCGACATCGGCGGCCGCTACTACGTCGTGCTGGTGCGCCGCGTCGACGCGCGCACGCTGCTGCTCACGCTCGACGTCACCGATTTCGAACAGCGCGAGGTGCATACCGCGGTGAATGTCGTGGGCGTCGCGCTCGGCCTGATCGTGGTGCTGGGCCTGATCGTCGCCTGGATCGCCAACCGCATGGTGCGCCCGCTCAGCCGCATGGCCGAACAGATCGGCGACCTGCGCCCGGACCTGCCGGCGCAGCGCATCGACGTGCGCGAGTCGGCCAGCTCGGAGCTGCACGTGATCGCCGATGCGCTCAACGACTACCTGCAGCGCAATGCGCGCTTCGTCGAGCGCGAACGCACCTTCATCGACACCGCCAGCCACGAGCTGCGCACGCCGATCGCGGTGATTTCCGGCTCCGCCGAACTCGCCCTGCAGCAGCCCGGCCTGCCCGCGCCGACGCAGCAGCAGCTCGGCCGCATCCGCCGCACCGCGCGCGACGTCGAGCAGCTGATCTCGCTGCTGCTGGTGCTGGCCAAGGATCCGGCGCGGCTGGCGCGCGCCAGCGAACGCGTCGCGCTCGACCAGTTGCTGCCGGCGATCGTCGAAGACCATCGCCACCTCACCCGCGACAAGGCGCTGACGCTCGCGCTGGCGCCGTTGCCGCAGGTCGAGATCAGCGCGCCGCTGCCGATCGTGCAGGCCGCGATCGGCAACCTGCTGCGCAACGCGATCGAGCACAGCGATCGCGGCGAGATCCGCGTCCGCCTGCTGGCGCCGGCGACCGTGGTGATCGACGACCCCGGCCACGGCATGACCCCGGAGGAAATCAGCGCGATCTACGCGCGCATGGCGCGCGGGGGCAACGGCGACCGCGGCGACGGCATCGGCCTGGACCTGATCTCGCGCCTGTGCGAACACCTCGGCTGGCGCCTGAGCCTCGCCTCGGACCAGGGCCGCGGCACGACCACGACGCTGAGCTTCACCAATACGTGAGATGAGCGGCCCCGAGTCGCGCGCCAGCCTTGCTGCGCGCGCTCGCGGCTGGCGCCGGCGTCAACCGACCTTCTGGAATTCGATCGGCGCCGCCGGCTGCAACCACGGCAGCAGCCAGTGGTCGACCAGCAGGAACGCGAACAGCGCCATCAGGTAGACGATGGAATAGCTGAAGACCTTCATCGCATAGAGCTCGTCCGGCGGATCCATCAGCTTCCACGCGTGCCAGATGAACATCGCACCGAGCACCAGCGCGCCGCCCAGGTAGAACCAGCCGCTCATGCCCGCCGCGAACGGCAGCACGGTCACCACCACCAGCAGCACGGTGTAGAACAGGATCTGCCAGCGCGTGTACTGCACGCCGTGGGTGACCGGCAGCATCGGCACCATCGCCTTGCGGTAGTCCTCGCGGCGGAAGATCGCCAGCGCCCAGAAATGCGGCGGCGTCCACACGAAGATGATCAGCACCAGCAGCAGCGCGTGCGACCAGTCCCATTCGCCCTGCATGCCGGTGATCGAAGCCCAGCCCAGCAGCGGCGGCGCCGCGCCGGCGATGCCGCCGATGACGATGTTCTGCGGCGTGGCGCGCTTGAGGAACACGGTGTAGACCACCGCATAGCCGATCAGCGAGGCGAAGGTGAGCAGCGCGGTGATGGTGTTGACCCACAGCACCAGCACCAGCATCGACAGCGCGCCCAGCACCAGCGCGAACGCCAGCGCCTGCCGCGGGGTGATCTGCCCGGCGACGATCGGGCGCCACGAGGTGCGCGCCATCTTCGCGTCGATGCGCGCGTCGAGCAGCTGGTTGATCGCCGCCGCGCTCGATGCCGCCAGCCAGATGCCGAGGAAGCCGAGCAGGCCGCGGCGGGTTTCCTCCGCGGTCGGCAGGCCGTCGATCGCCAGCAGCATGCCCACCAGCGCGGTGAACACGATCAGCGCGACCACGCGCGGCTTGGTCAGGTCGAAATATTGCCGGATGACGGCCGGGCGCAGCGTGCCGCTCATGGGCTCAGTACTCCGGTGCGCGCAAACGCGCCAGCAGCGACACCAGCACGAACAGCAGCAGCGCCGCGCCCGCGTTGTGCAGCACGGCGACGGCCAGCGGCAGGCCGAGCTTGACGTTGGCGATGCCCAGCGCGACCTGCGCCAGCACCAGCGCGGCCAGCAGGCCGCCCCAGCCACGCATGCCGGTGGTGCGCAGCAGCTTCACCGCGAACCACGACAGGTACACGAACACGACCGCCGCCATGATCCGGTGCGCCAGTTGGATCGCGATGCGCGAGGCGCCGTCGAGGATGCCGCCTTCGTAGTCGACGCCGATGCCACGCCACAGCACGAAGCCTTCGCCGAAGTCGTGCGGCGGCCACCAGCGGCCCACGCACTTGGGGAAATCGTTGCCGCAGGCGAGCGCGGCGTAGTTGGCGCTGGTCCAGCCGCCCAGGGCGATCTGCAGCGCCAGCACGACCAGGCCAATGACGATGAGGCGACGCATCGCCACCGCTTCGGCCACGCGGATCGGCTGGTCGGTCGCGCGCCACGCCATCCACGCGAGCAGCCCGAAGGTGGTGAGGCCGCCAAGCAGGTGGCCCATCACCACGATCGGCTTCAGCAGCCAGGTCACCGTCCACATGCCGAGCAGCGCTTGGAAGATGATCACCGCCAGGGTGAGCACGGCGACGCGACTGAGGTCGCTGTTGCTCCAGCGCCACGCGGCCAGCAGCAGCACCGCTTCACCCGCCACCGCCAGCACCGAAGCGGCGCCGTGCTGCCCGCGCATGTACAGCGGGATCGCCACCGCGACCAGCACAGCCGCGACGACCACCTGCAACGCGCCCTTTGCGCGCTTGCGCGCGGCGAGCAGGGCCAGGGTGAGCACGAGCACGCCGAGCAGGCCGGCGATCATGCGGTGCACCTGCTCGCGCCAGGCCTTGTGCGTCTCGAACGGGCGGATCGCGCTCGCGGCGTGTTCGCTGACTTCCTGTGCGGCACCGGGCCAGGTGGCGCGGCCGTAGCAGGTCGGCCAGTCCGGGCAGCTCAGGCCGGCGTTGGACAGGCGCACGAAGGCGCCGAACACGATCACGCCCAGCGCGAGCGCGAGCGCGAGCCAGGCGAGGCGATGGAAGTTGCGGGTGGGACGGGTCGTTACGGTCATGCGCAATGCCTAGAGCCTGTCTGCGGTCTCTGCGTGGGCCGCGCCGGGGCTGCGGGCGCGCAGAGCAAGGAAGAGCGAGGGAGTGTATGTCGATACACGACCGAGCGATGACGCGGGGCTGCGCGTCCGCAGCCCCGGCCCTTCGGGTTGCCCCGCAGTTGCGGGGCAACGCGGGCCATGCAGAGATCGTAGGTAGGCTCTCACTTAAGCTTGAGCAGCTTGGCCAGGTCGGAGCGCAGGTCGCCCGGGTCGGCGCCGGCAGCGTAGCGCAGAATCACGAACCCGTTCGGATCGATCACGTAGACCGGCACGCCGCGACCGCCGCTCCATGCGACCTGGTCGGCGCGCGGCAATTGCGCGCGCAGCGCGGCATCGGCCTGCAGCAGGCGCAGGTTGGCCTGCGGCGGCGCGCCGTCGGGCAGCGCGCACGAAGCGCTCGCGCACAGCCACAGCACGTCGACGCGGATGGCTTCGCGCCCGAGCAGTTCCCACACCGTGTGGATGTCCTTCGCCACCTTGGCGCATTCGGCGCCGCAGTCGGCCGGCGGCGCCAGCGCGATGCGCCAGGTGCGGTTGATCGGGGTCCACCGGTAGGCGCTGCCGTCGAGCAGCTTCGGCGCGACGGCGCGCAGGTCCGCGGGCGGCTGCAGCAGCTCGCCCTTGTTCTTCATGCCGTGCGGGCGCCAACCGGAGAAGCGCAATACGCCGGCGAAGATCAGGCTGCCGAAGAAGATCGCGAAGATGCCCAGCAGCAGCACGCGGTTGCGATTGCGGTGGCGGTGGCGGTGGGGCGACATGGCGGGGTTGCTATCGTTCATGGCGTGCTTTGCGGAACGTCAGGATCAGGGCCGTGACCAGCACGGCGGTGGCCAGCGCGAACCACTGCAGCGCGTAGCCGCGGTGGCGATCGGGCGGGAGGGTGTTGGCCAGCAGTTGCAGGTCGCGCTCGTAGCCCAGCGGCAGCGCCGGGTCCAGGCGCAGCACCCGCGGCGCCAGCGGCGCGGACAGGTGCAGTTCGCGCGCAACCACGGCGGCGTCGATGCGCGTGAGCACCCAGCCGTCGCCCTGGCGGACGATGCCGCGGCCCAGGGCGAGTCCGGCGGACGGCGGCGCCGTCAGCAGGCCGCGTAGTTGCATGCGCCCGGCGGGCCGCGCGATCGCCGGCATGGCGCGATTGCCCGGCAACGGCAGCCAGCCCAGGTCGACCAGCAACGGCGGCGCGCCCTCGGGCCGGAACAGGCGATACGCGTGCACGCCGGCACGGCCGTTGCGTTGCTGGTTGTCGAGCCACAGCGGACCGCGCGCATCGAATTCGCCCCAGCCGGCGCTCCAGTCGTAGTCGTGCGCGCGCGCGGCATTCGCGGCCGCGGCGAGCGGCACGGCCTGGCGCTGCGCCAGCACCTTGTCGACCGCGGCGAGCATCGCCTGCTTCTCGACCGCGCGCTGCGTCTGCCAGAGGCCCAGTCGCGCGAACAGCGCGATCGCCAGCACCGCCAGGGTCCAGCCGACGACGAGGTTGCGCCGGCGGCTCACGCGCAGGTTCCCGGCGGCTGCGATAATGCGCAGGCAGGTGCGCTCGACGCGTGCCGGAGCGTCGCCATGAAGACCTTGCTGATCATCGCCGTCCTGATCCTCATTCTCTGGAACCTCGGTGCCGGCCTCTATTACATGATGGTCGACAAGGGCGAGAGCAAGCGCACGGTGAATGCGCTGACCCGCCGCATCGCGCTGTCCGTCGCGCTGATCATCGGCGTCGTCATCGCCGCCAAGATGGGCTGGATCGAGTTCCACGGCATCGGCCGCAACCCCTGAGCCCCGCCCCGCTCGCCGCAATCGCGGCGAGCCGTGCCAAACCGATACCCACAAAAGCAAAAGGCCCGGGACTTCGGCTCTGCAGCCTCAGCCCGGGCCTTCGCGTGTCGCCTTACAGCACGTAGACGAACAGGAACAGGCCCAGCCACACCACGTCGACGAAGTGCCAGTACCAGGCCACCGCTTCGAACGCAAAGTGGTCGTCCTTGCTGAAGTGGCCCTTGGCGCAGCGGAACCAGATGATCGCCAGCATGATCGTGCCCAGCGTCACGTGCGCGCCGTGGAAGCCGGTGAGCATGAAGAAGGTCGAACCGTAGATGCCCGAACCCAGGGTCAGGTTCAGTTCCTTGTAGGCGTGGATGTATTCCTCGCCCTGGAAGAACAGGAACAGGCAGCCCAGCGCCACGGTGGCGCCGAGGAAGATCAGCAGCGCCTTGCGGTGGCCGGCCTTCAGCGCGTGGTGCGCGATGGTCACGGTCACGCCCGAGGACAGCAGGATCAGCGTGTTGAGCAGCGGCAGGCCCCACGCCGGCACCGTCTGGTAGATGCCGCCGATGCCGCCCGGGCCGTTGGTCGGCCAGCCCGCGGCGTAGCCGTCCCACAGCAGCGCGTTGGTCATGACGCCGTCGCCTTCGCCCGACAGCCACGGCAGCGCGAGCTGGCGGGCGTAGAACAGGGCACCGAAGAACGCGGCGAAGAACATCACCTCGGAGAAGATGAACCACACCATGCCCATGCGGAACGAGGTGTCGACCTGCTTGTTGTAGTTGCCCTTGATCGACTCGCGGATCACGTCGCCGAACCAGCCGAACAGCACGCCGGCCATCAGCGCGATGCCGAAGAAGAACACCGGCTTGCCCCAGCTGGTGGCGTTGAACCAGCTGGCCAGGCCGACCATAGTGGTGAACAGCGCGATCGAGCCGAGGAA
It encodes:
- a CDS encoding sensor histidine kinase, whose translation is MNATTPRRVRGRSLRSRILLALLGYVVLLSLVVIAQGNLVHERAERLVWRTMLNSELDHVVERLRDQPGYRWTNTNTMALYDARDATLPAPLRTIGPGLHDDIDIGGRYYVVLVRRVDARTLLLTLDVTDFEQREVHTAVNVVGVALGLIVVLGLIVAWIANRMVRPLSRMAEQIGDLRPDLPAQRIDVRESASSELHVIADALNDYLQRNARFVERERTFIDTASHELRTPIAVISGSAELALQQPGLPAPTQQQLGRIRRTARDVEQLISLLLVLAKDPARLARASERVALDQLLPAIVEDHRHLTRDKALTLALAPLPQVEISAPLPIVQAAIGNLLRNAIEHSDRGEIRVRLLAPATVVIDDPGHGMTPEEISAIYARMARGGNGDRGDGIGLDLISRLCEHLGWRLSLASDQGRGTTTTLSFTNT
- a CDS encoding phosphoethanolamine transferase; translated protein: MASWGARAARYRPELSVDALAIVAALYFALASNGTFFRAVAATGALDGGKGALTAASLFVAITALHTVLLGVLLNRWTAKPLLTVLLLASAAAAYFMAAYTVYFDADMLRNILHTDGKESHELISFAALPSLLLYGVLPAVLLWRVRLKRRPLLRAVVVRVACIVLAVVVAAGALLASFQSISALMRNHRELRYLVTPGNYLVSLAQVAHDANKDRNRPREPVGTHAKVVGRPADAKPRLLVLVVGETVRAQNWGLNGYARQTTPQLAALAQQPDGPANFRNVSACGSATEVSLPCMFSMYGRANYDKDRIKHSESLLHVLEHAGIKTLWRDNQTGCKGVCEGLAFESFEHGDVPGACSKDGCLDEAMLHGLAERIAAHPGDQVVVLHQLGNHGPAYYARYPARLRRFVPTCDVSDLNRCSREQIVNAYDNAVLSTDDFIARTIAFLGAQGDRDTALIYLSDHGESLGENGLYLHGVPYAIAPATQTRVPLLVWLSPRFAASRGIDTACLKARSDEALSQDNLFSSVLGLMQVRTPEYTTALDLFARCEATLAG
- a CDS encoding response regulator transcription factor, yielding MRVLVVEDNRNLVANLFEYFEARGYTLDAAPDGPTGLHLALTQDYDAVVLDWMLPRMDGREVLARLRDAGRQVPVLLLTARAELDDKVHGFRSGADDYLTKPFDLPELEVRLEALMARAGGRGRRVLQVADLRYDLATLEVTRGGRSLHLYPACRKLLELLMQASPAAVPRERLEHGLWGDAPPDGDMLRSHVYELRRSVDGPFPTKLIHTLPRVGYRLADTGAADGTEADE
- a CDS encoding S9 family peptidase is translated as MPIRRTLPIAALALACLPAFAQSASDMKRDGVVREEVGNRVSENIPAIPAELLERLNRYQNTRGANLAGWTRDGCLLVSTRFAETAQAHRVCQPMGVREQLTFYPEPLGGITVAPSTSKLDGFAFGKDKGGDEFSQLHWFDLKTRNVSLLTDGKRTQNGGALFSRDGARMAYSSTARNGTDTDIWVRDVATGTAKPLLTTGGSWSAQDFSPDGKRLLVTKYVSASESYPGVVDVDTGKLELFPVDGGKAAFGGFAFAPDGRAVYFVSDEPLPGQAQEFQTLRYHDPASGKFDVLTRDIPWDVDGFTLADNGKHLAYVTNEDGISKLHVLALPSHQEVRLPALPIGVIGGFSFSPDGQRLALTLNSATSPSDVYVVDLANASLARWTQSEVGGLDAAKFVAPTLVRYPTFDQVDGKPRTIPAFFYKPANVPAGKKLPVVINIHGGPEGQSQPTFNPTAQFLANELGVAMLVPNVRGSSGYGKTYLSLDNAAKREDSVKDIGALLDWIAKQPELDASRVAVQGGSYGGYMVLASLMHYSDRIRAGVDVVGISDFTTFLTNTESYRRDLRRAEYGDERTEEMKQVFAQISPARHPQRIKSRLFVAQGKNDPRVPYTEAEQIVKAVRGNGQPVWYLLFNDEGHGFKKKANADYYGAATILFWQQHLLGGGAK
- a CDS encoding low temperature requirement protein A yields the protein MATPLLRDRSHHDSGRVGMVELFFDLVFVFAVTQLSHTLLADLSPANAVRVAALLLGVWWVWIYTSWVTNWLDPERLPVRTAMFVLMVAGLLLSASIPQAFGERGLVFAGAYAFMQVGRTLFFLWAVRDAEPHRVRNFQRILAWMALAAVFWIIGGFAPGATRLGWWSVALLVELLGPIAYFWVPGLGRSRIADWDVQGSHLAERCALFIIIALGESLLVTGATFAAREWDQAALLGFASAVIGTILMWWIYFDTGAQRAEHRMSHSADPGRHARRAYTYLHAVIVAGIILCAVADEIVLVHPHHGDTAAMTAILGGPACYLAGTALFKWSTNDRIIPPLSHLVGLALLGVLAFAVMRLHLTPLATGIATTLVLLVVAVWESFAVRRVRVAG
- a CDS encoding phosphatase PAP2 family protein is translated as MPVPASDLSAKGFVPAAPPADAAVAPALPAWRAPGFYRLHGQLPLLVLAMVFTAWTLLHGDFWLADRLYAWEGHTWMLRHAWVTQTLIHLLGRDLSTAAWLVVLAAFVVASMRASWRHLRRPLLYLLVATALSTLLVAWIKSWSNIDCPWDLARYGGARAYFGLFEPRPAGMGRGVCFPAGHAGGGYTWLALYFFLLAVRPRLRWLGLAAGLSAGLLFGISQQLRGAHFLSHDLAAIAICWGSAVLMQRLFWRRDGGLQSPAVPSTSIPPPASLQ